From one Thermatribacter velox genomic stretch:
- a CDS encoding nucleoside recognition domain-containing protein encodes MVIVVWLLSSLPWGVEYASTNSFIGYLGKLVAPLLKLPGFGFWQAGVALIFGFLAKEVVVGTLGTLLGGEASLGNILSSYFTPLSAFSFMVFCATYIPCAAAIATIKQEIGGKWALFSAFYTTILAWSLSTLVYQLGKLLIG; translated from the coding sequence ATGGTAATAGTCGTATGGTTGCTGAGCTCTCTTCCCTGGGGTGTCGAATACGCATCTACAAATAGCTTCATAGGATATCTGGGCAAGCTCGTTGCGCCCCTTCTAAAACTCCCCGGCTTTGGCTTCTGGCAAGCAGGTGTTGCGCTTATTTTTGGATTTCTTGCAAAAGAGGTCGTAGTTGGAACTTTGGGAACGCTGCTTGGAGGAGAGGCAAGCCTTGGCAACATACTTAGCAGTTATTTCACTCCGCTTTCTGCGTTTTCCTTCATGGTTTTCTGCGCAACATACATCCCTTGTGCTGCTGCAATAGCCACTATAAAACAAGAAATAGGAGGAAAATGGGCTCTGTTTAGCGCTTTTTATACCACTATTTTAGCCTGGTCTCTTTCAACTCTGGTTTACCAATTAGGAAAGCTCCTTATAGGGTGA
- a CDS encoding 2-oxoacid:acceptor oxidoreductase family protein — translation MRKPLEIRWHGRGGQGVVTASKVLAEALLQAGKYFQAFPEYGPERMGAPVRAYNRVSDQPIRIHCGVTNPEFVIVVDPTLLSSGDILDGLVPGGTVIANFEGTPQELREKLAIKNGKVVTVDASGISREILGRVVVNTPMLGALCKVFDGVSLEVVADAVKHQFGEKLRQEIIDKNIACLKRAYEEAQIA, via the coding sequence TTGAGAAAACCACTGGAAATACGCTGGCATGGAAGGGGCGGACAGGGAGTGGTTACCGCCTCCAAAGTTCTTGCTGAAGCACTGTTACAAGCAGGTAAATACTTTCAAGCTTTTCCAGAGTACGGACCAGAAAGAATGGGAGCACCAGTAAGAGCGTACAACCGGGTAAGCGACCAGCCCATCAGAATCCATTGTGGCGTAACCAACCCGGAGTTTGTAATAGTGGTAGACCCCACTCTGCTTTCTTCCGGTGACATTCTGGACGGTTTAGTACCCGGAGGCACTGTAATTGCCAACTTCGAAGGAACTCCTCAGGAACTCAGGGAGAAGTTGGCTATTAAAAACGGGAAGGTGGTCACCGTAGATGCTTCCGGGATATCTCGGGAAATCCTGGGAAGAGTGGTGGTCAACACTCCCATGCTTGGAGCGCTGTGCAAGGTCTTTGATGGCGTATCCCTTGAAGTAGTTGCTGACGCAGTAAAACATCAGTTTGGAGAAAAATTACGGCAAGAGATTATTGATAAAAACATCGCTTGCTTAAAAAGAGCTTACGAGGAGGCGCAAATAGCATGA
- the yvcK gene encoding uridine diphosphate-N-acetylglucosamine-binding protein YvcK: protein MDFSRRKWKSMLRWLYPGMKVKRWLIIAIAGVLLISLGLSLILSVPYLRIIYYSWRTLVYELIRSYWLGVCFGLLWIAGGIALVVYGLQKMNRSIISAIRPDTHEEVAQTIFRKRQLEKGPSIVAIGGGHGLHTLLHGIKEYTSNVTAVVTVFDDGGSSGKLRQEMGLLPPGDIRNCLVALADCEPLMRELFNHRFSHGNSLNGHNFGNLFIAALTQITGDFQKAILESSRVLAVRGKVLPTTLESVVLKAECDDGAIITGESNIGQCGKRIRKLFLDPQDVKSTPEVLEAIAKADMIVLGPGSLYTSVLCNLAVREVREAILQSPAPLVFVCNVTTQPGETDGFTLSDHLEALFQFLPPYRVNYVLVNEEIPPAEELERMLARGINPVSVDHEVLPPGLKIIRSHLLSSEFPTRHDPEKLARALAQILVKEQPTWSFYFALYTREGLKSFKVSHVVNDLRTRRKRVVSWSD from the coding sequence ATGGATTTCTCCAGGCGAAAGTGGAAAAGCATGCTACGCTGGCTCTATCCTGGAATGAAAGTCAAGAGATGGTTAATTATAGCCATTGCAGGTGTTTTACTTATATCCCTGGGTTTGAGCCTGATTCTTTCCGTGCCCTATTTGCGAATCATTTATTATTCCTGGAGAACGCTGGTATACGAGCTCATTCGTAGTTACTGGTTAGGAGTTTGTTTCGGATTGCTTTGGATTGCCGGTGGTATAGCGCTGGTTGTGTATGGATTGCAAAAGATGAATCGTTCTATCATAAGCGCCATTAGACCCGACACTCACGAAGAGGTTGCTCAAACTATTTTCAGGAAAAGACAGCTGGAGAAGGGCCCCAGCATTGTGGCCATAGGCGGAGGCCATGGTTTGCATACCTTGCTACATGGAATAAAGGAGTATACTTCTAATGTAACTGCAGTGGTTACCGTGTTTGACGATGGAGGGAGCTCTGGAAAGTTGCGCCAGGAGATGGGCCTGCTGCCTCCGGGTGACATCCGCAACTGTCTGGTGGCTCTTGCTGATTGCGAGCCGCTCATGAGAGAGCTGTTTAACCACCGTTTCAGCCATGGCAACAGCCTCAATGGGCACAATTTTGGGAACCTTTTCATAGCCGCCCTCACCCAGATAACCGGTGATTTTCAGAAAGCGATTCTGGAATCCAGCCGGGTGCTGGCGGTGCGGGGCAAGGTATTGCCTACCACGCTGGAGAGCGTTGTTCTTAAGGCGGAGTGCGATGACGGGGCAATTATTACCGGGGAGTCCAATATTGGACAGTGTGGAAAAAGGATACGAAAGCTTTTCTTAGACCCGCAGGATGTAAAAAGCACGCCAGAAGTTTTGGAAGCCATTGCTAAAGCCGATATGATTGTGCTTGGTCCGGGAAGTCTTTACACCAGCGTGCTTTGTAATTTAGCTGTTCGGGAAGTGCGTGAAGCAATCTTGCAATCTCCAGCTCCTCTGGTTTTTGTGTGTAATGTTACTACCCAACCCGGAGAGACTGATGGCTTTACTCTTTCCGACCATCTTGAGGCCCTGTTTCAATTCCTGCCGCCTTACCGAGTTAATTATGTGTTGGTCAATGAGGAAATTCCCCCCGCGGAAGAGCTGGAAAGAATGTTAGCTCGGGGCATTAATCCGGTATCCGTTGACCATGAAGTGTTGCCTCCTGGCCTGAAGATAATCAGATCGCACCTTCTTTCTTCGGAATTTCCTACGCGTCATGATCCTGAAAAACTTGCCCGAGCTTTGGCTCAAATTCTGGTTAAGGAACAGCCTACCTGGAGTTTTTATTTCGCTCTGTATACCCGGGAAGGATTAAAAAGTTTCAAGGTTTCCCACGTGGTTAACGACTTGAGAACTCGTAGGAAACGTGTAGTTTCCTGGAGCGATTGA
- a CDS encoding YbaB/EbfC family nucleoid-associated protein, translated as MQNFRNLLKEAQKMQAKIAKVQEELKNKVVEATSGGGMVKVTCNGQQEILKIEIDPELLEEKDVEMLQDLVMAAVNEALNRSREMLQEELGKITGGAQFPGFF; from the coding sequence ATGCAGAACTTCAGGAATCTTCTTAAGGAAGCCCAAAAGATGCAAGCCAAAATAGCTAAGGTACAGGAAGAACTAAAAAATAAAGTCGTGGAAGCTACCAGTGGCGGAGGAATGGTCAAAGTGACCTGCAACGGTCAGCAAGAAATTTTAAAAATCGAAATTGATCCCGAGCTCCTTGAAGAAAAGGATGTAGAAATGCTTCAAGATCTGGTCATGGCGGCTGTCAACGAAGCGCTAAATCGCTCTCGAGAAATGCTTCAAGAAGAACTGGGTAAAATTACCGGGGGTGCACAGTTTCCCGGCTTCTTTTAA
- a CDS encoding thiamine pyrophosphate-dependent enzyme, translated as MPTLKELVKRPERLTPGHRLCAGCGAPIAVRLILAAADKPVIASNATGCLEVATTIFPYTAWAIPWIHNAFENAAATISGVEAMYRAKKKRGEIQEDIYFIAFGGDGGTYDIGLQSLSGALERGHRFVYVCYNNEAYMNTGIQRSSATPLGAWTTTSPVGKAVPGKTQWRKNLTEIVAAHGIPYVAQAAPSNWRDLTTKAEKAFHTDGPAFINVLASCNRGWRHLPSETIQNMQLAVDCCIWPLYEIENGKYRLTYKPKEKKPVEEWLKTQGRFRHLFSPENRHLIDEFQKYVDQEWEKLLKKCEE; from the coding sequence ATGCCAACCCTTAAAGAGCTGGTAAAAAGACCAGAAAGACTGACTCCGGGACACAGGCTTTGTGCTGGTTGTGGAGCCCCAATCGCGGTAAGACTTATTCTAGCTGCTGCAGACAAGCCAGTTATAGCTTCTAACGCTACCGGGTGTCTTGAAGTAGCCACAACCATTTTTCCTTATACCGCCTGGGCCATTCCCTGGATTCACAACGCTTTTGAAAATGCAGCTGCTACCATTTCTGGAGTAGAAGCCATGTACCGAGCTAAAAAGAAAAGAGGAGAAATCCAGGAAGACATATACTTCATAGCTTTCGGAGGCGACGGAGGAACTTACGACATAGGACTTCAGTCGCTGTCTGGAGCTCTGGAAAGAGGACATCGCTTTGTTTACGTTTGTTACAACAACGAAGCATACATGAATACTGGAATTCAGCGCTCAAGCGCTACCCCCCTTGGAGCCTGGACCACCACCAGTCCGGTGGGCAAAGCTGTTCCTGGCAAAACTCAATGGAGGAAAAACCTTACCGAAATTGTAGCAGCACATGGCATTCCTTACGTAGCCCAAGCTGCTCCTTCCAACTGGAGAGACTTAACCACCAAAGCTGAAAAAGCCTTCCACACCGACGGACCAGCATTCATAAACGTCCTTGCTTCCTGCAACCGAGGCTGGAGACATCTTCCTTCGGAAACCATTCAAAACATGCAGCTTGCCGTGGACTGTTGCATCTGGCCTCTTTATGAAATTGAAAATGGCAAATATCGCCTGACCTATAAACCCAAAGAAAAGAAACCCGTTGAAGAGTGGCTTAAGACTCAGGGTAGATTCCGCCATCTCTTCTCACCAGAAAACAGACACCTCATTGACGAATTCCAGAAATACGTTGACCAGGAATGGGAAAAGCTCCTCAAAAAATGTGAGGAGTAA
- the porA gene encoding pyruvate synthase subunit PorA, translating into MGKIMGMNGNAAVAYAMKQINPDVVAAYPITPQTDCVERFAEYVSEGLVDTEFVTVESEHSAMSACVGAAAAGGRVMTATSANGLALMWEIVYIAASMRLPIIMMVANRALSGNINIHCDHSDTMGARDAGWIQLFSENAQEAYDNMIQAVKIAEDMNVRLPVMVTQDGFIISHAMERIETLEDDEVKNFIGPYQPRYPLLDIEHPVTYGPLDLFDYYFEHKRSQIEAIENSPKIIEKVGEEFGKLSGRYYGLIEKYKLDDAELAVVALGSTCGTAKDTVDALREKGKKVGLLKIRCFRPFPKEAIIKALAPLKAVAVLDRSVSFGAFGGPVFTEIRSALYDAESKPLIMNFIYGLGGRDIFPADIEQAFLKAEEVAQKGRVEKHIDYLGLRE; encoded by the coding sequence ATGGGAAAAATAATGGGTATGAACGGAAACGCTGCCGTTGCTTATGCAATGAAACAGATTAACCCTGATGTGGTGGCTGCTTATCCTATCACCCCTCAAACTGACTGCGTGGAGCGTTTCGCAGAATACGTTAGCGAAGGACTGGTAGATACTGAATTCGTTACTGTGGAGAGTGAACACAGTGCGATGAGCGCCTGCGTGGGAGCTGCAGCTGCAGGAGGAAGAGTAATGACTGCCACTTCTGCCAACGGCCTGGCTCTCATGTGGGAAATAGTTTATATCGCTGCCAGCATGCGGTTGCCCATAATTATGATGGTTGCCAATCGAGCCCTCTCGGGCAACATCAACATTCACTGCGACCACTCTGACACTATGGGGGCGAGAGACGCCGGATGGATTCAGCTTTTCTCAGAAAACGCCCAAGAAGCTTACGACAATATGATCCAAGCAGTAAAGATAGCTGAAGACATGAACGTCCGCCTTCCTGTCATGGTTACTCAGGACGGTTTTATTATCAGCCACGCCATGGAACGAATTGAAACGCTTGAAGATGACGAAGTCAAAAACTTTATTGGACCTTATCAGCCTCGCTACCCACTCTTAGACATAGAACACCCTGTAACCTATGGACCCCTGGACCTATTCGACTACTATTTTGAGCACAAAAGATCCCAAATCGAAGCTATTGAAAATTCCCCCAAAATCATTGAAAAGGTAGGAGAAGAATTTGGGAAACTCTCCGGGCGCTACTATGGTCTCATCGAAAAATACAAATTGGACGATGCTGAACTAGCCGTAGTGGCTCTGGGTTCAACCTGCGGTACGGCTAAAGACACCGTTGACGCTCTCCGCGAAAAAGGAAAGAAGGTTGGACTTCTCAAAATACGCTGTTTCCGTCCCTTCCCCAAGGAAGCAATTATTAAAGCCCTGGCTCCACTCAAAGCAGTTGCCGTTCTGGACCGCTCCGTTTCCTTCGGCGCCTTTGGCGGTCCGGTATTCACCGAAATTCGTTCTGCTCTGTACGACGCCGAAAGCAAGCCTCTGATCATGAACTTTATCTACGGTCTGGGCGGAAGAGATATCTTCCCTGCCGACATAGAACAAGCTTTCCTTAAGGCAGAAGAAGTGGCTCAAAAAGGTCGAGTTGAAAAGCACATTGATTATCTGGGCTTGAGAGAGTAA
- the dnaX gene encoding DNA polymerase III subunit gamma/tau, with product MDYLVLYRKWRPLRFEEIAGQEIPVKILTNSIKKSSIHHAYLFCGPRGVGKTTTARILAMALNCEKGVTTTPCGKCKNCTAIISGGSLDVVEIDAASHRGINEIRDLRERIKYAPLQCRFKVYIIDEVHMLTQEAFNALLKTLEEPPQHVIFVLATTDPQRLPDTILSRCLRINFNAISEEDIVKQLKKIAQAENLDIGEDLLYRIALKAKGSLRDAEVYLEQLLVWGEEINWETVSQILREPDDQEMDDFVEALKRGDEKRAIVIFNGWIDKGFSSENIYYSLLAYFRNLLIFALTGEKRLAHVSPQRSVKLKELLQDFSIQQIQKILKDFQEIEALLRHSLNPQIVLELRILQIAQELSKGKERAEGSVPLTSPESVSKPEQNEKVPPASERPQDPFRVHWQEILKTIKNEKISLYAFLQAAECKLENENNVVLSFAPCYQFHKESVERSDNLSLLKEICQKITGKNLLIKCVIDESVTSAALENPSKPQKNPLNEPSTTRPTPQTRVMEKTPTPPSNNGALSLSEVCEMFSGLLVGYSSKDHMKGGLEDAELQESS from the coding sequence TTGGACTATCTGGTACTATACCGTAAGTGGAGGCCACTGCGCTTTGAGGAAATAGCTGGCCAAGAAATACCTGTAAAAATACTAACCAACAGCATCAAGAAATCCTCTATACATCACGCTTATCTTTTCTGTGGACCTCGCGGGGTTGGAAAAACCACCACAGCCCGCATTTTAGCCATGGCTCTCAACTGTGAGAAAGGCGTAACCACAACACCTTGTGGAAAGTGCAAAAACTGCACAGCCATCATTTCGGGTGGTTCACTGGATGTGGTAGAAATAGATGCGGCAAGCCACCGTGGAATCAATGAAATAAGAGATCTGCGAGAGAGAATAAAATACGCCCCACTTCAGTGCCGCTTTAAGGTCTACATCATAGACGAAGTTCATATGTTAACCCAGGAAGCCTTCAATGCCCTCTTGAAGACACTCGAAGAACCTCCACAACACGTGATATTTGTCCTGGCCACGACCGACCCCCAACGTCTTCCTGACACCATTCTTTCGCGATGCCTGAGAATAAATTTCAACGCTATTTCCGAAGAAGACATTGTTAAACAGTTAAAAAAAATCGCCCAGGCTGAAAATCTCGACATTGGTGAAGACCTGCTTTATAGGATCGCCCTGAAAGCAAAGGGTTCCCTACGAGACGCTGAAGTATACCTGGAGCAGCTCCTGGTGTGGGGCGAGGAAATAAATTGGGAAACCGTTTCGCAAATTTTGAGAGAACCAGACGACCAGGAAATGGACGACTTTGTGGAAGCCCTAAAAAGAGGTGACGAAAAAAGAGCAATTGTGATTTTCAACGGATGGATAGACAAGGGATTCAGCAGTGAGAACATATATTATAGTTTACTTGCTTACTTTCGAAATCTACTGATTTTCGCTTTGACTGGTGAAAAGAGACTGGCCCACGTCTCTCCCCAGCGTTCGGTAAAGCTAAAAGAACTACTTCAAGATTTCTCCATCCAACAGATACAGAAGATTCTAAAAGATTTCCAGGAAATAGAAGCCCTACTGCGCCATTCGCTTAATCCGCAAATTGTACTGGAACTGCGTATACTCCAGATAGCTCAGGAGTTAAGCAAAGGGAAAGAACGCGCCGAAGGTAGCGTTCCTCTCACATCTCCGGAAAGTGTTAGTAAACCCGAACAGAACGAAAAAGTGCCACCTGCTTCGGAACGTCCCCAAGATCCTTTCAGGGTTCATTGGCAAGAAATCCTCAAAACCATCAAAAATGAAAAAATATCCCTTTACGCTTTCCTGCAAGCTGCGGAGTGCAAGCTTGAAAACGAAAACAATGTAGTACTTTCTTTCGCTCCCTGCTATCAATTTCATAAAGAAAGTGTGGAAAGAAGCGATAACCTGTCCCTTCTGAAGGAAATATGCCAGAAAATAACCGGAAAAAACCTCCTTATAAAATGTGTAATTGATGAAAGTGTAACTTCTGCGGCTTTAGAAAATCCTTCCAAACCACAAAAAAATCCATTAAACGAACCCTCCACCACCAGACCTACACCCCAAACAAGAGTAATGGAAAAGACACCCACTCCTCCTTCCAATAACGGAGCTCTTTCTCTAAGTGAGGTCTGTGAAATGTTTTCCGGTTTGCTGGTTGGTTACTCTTCAAAAGACCATATGAAAGGTGGTTTAGAGGATGCAGAACTTCAGGAATCTTCTTAA
- a CDS encoding 4Fe-4S binding protein → MSKLKGWKELTPGGIITEAGNAREYKTGDWRTERPEVDKEKCINCLFCWAYCPDGSVLVETEKGIMSGFDYDHCKGCGICASICPVKAITMIPER, encoded by the coding sequence ATGAGCAAGCTAAAAGGATGGAAAGAGTTAACACCCGGGGGCATAATCACGGAAGCTGGTAATGCCCGGGAATACAAAACAGGAGACTGGCGAACTGAAAGACCTGAAGTTGACAAGGAAAAATGCATAAACTGCCTGTTTTGCTGGGCTTACTGCCCCGACGGATCAGTGCTGGTAGAAACCGAAAAGGGCATAATGAGTGGTTTCGATTACGACCACTGCAAGGGCTGTGGCATCTGCGCCAGCATTTGCCCCGTAAAGGCAATAACTATGATCCCTGAGCGATGA
- the recR gene encoding recombination mediator RecR, whose amino-acid sequence MQVLPEAVSKLLTSLTKLPGIGPKSAQRIAFYLVKAPREEIQLFYQALKEVGEKIKHCSICGFYAEGEVCKICQDASRDRSTICVVEKPQDVIALERTSYRGLYHVLQGSLSPLSGKTPQDLSIEELLQRIQKGNIKEVILATSPSVDGEVTALFIARKLRTFPIKISIVARGLPLGGDLELADELTLAQALEGRKELHVD is encoded by the coding sequence TTGCAAGTTCTACCAGAAGCAGTAAGTAAATTGCTTACCAGTCTTACCAAGTTGCCGGGCATTGGACCAAAAAGTGCCCAGCGTATTGCTTTTTACTTAGTAAAAGCACCTCGTGAGGAGATACAGCTCTTTTATCAGGCCCTAAAAGAGGTAGGAGAAAAAATAAAACATTGCTCAATTTGTGGCTTTTATGCAGAAGGAGAGGTCTGTAAGATATGCCAGGATGCTTCTCGGGACCGCAGTACCATTTGTGTGGTGGAAAAACCACAGGACGTTATTGCCTTAGAGCGCACCAGTTATCGGGGTTTATACCATGTTTTACAGGGTTCTCTTTCTCCGCTATCTGGCAAAACACCCCAGGACCTCTCGATCGAGGAGCTGCTACAAAGAATTCAGAAAGGCAACATAAAGGAGGTGATTCTCGCCACCAGTCCCTCTGTAGACGGAGAAGTAACTGCTCTTTTTATAGCTCGTAAACTTCGCACTTTCCCAATCAAAATCTCCATAGTTGCACGAGGATTGCCCCTGGGCGGCGATTTGGAACTCGCCGACGAACTTACCCTGGCCCAAGCCTTAGAAGGAAGAAAAGAGCTTCACGTAGATTAA
- a CDS encoding ROK family protein → MPEEKIGDNLSDVKTKNRSLVLRLVKKRGFLSRIELARITGLTQPTITNIVNDLIRAGLLIEVGTSDTRAGRKPILLAFNDQAFYVVAISFKKKGFTVALTDLGPNILYRRDSNYSLLENTEMALVELQKEFIHVLEYATQSLSLILGIGVSVPGPVDPESFTILAHPVFLAHRNLDLRPVLREYDLPIFMMNNAYAACLHETWGGKAKEAKNLIYFMVGETVGAGIMVDGKLYQGADQKAGEIGHTSINVFGPRCVCGNYGCMELYCSTKSAIEKALEAAWLGKSSFLKKRLREKENTLSFQDLLEGAKGNDPICKEIFASLGQYVGIGAVNLLNLYNPEVLVIGGEIALAREFIESSVQQVIEERLLYRDYTSSVIYYSQWGEDVTLLGAASLVLDHFIAGDLGRF, encoded by the coding sequence TTGCCCGAGGAGAAAATTGGCGATAATCTGAGCGACGTTAAGACCAAAAACCGCTCTCTGGTGCTCAGGCTGGTCAAAAAGCGAGGGTTTTTATCGCGGATAGAGTTAGCCCGGATAACCGGTCTAACCCAACCCACCATAACCAACATCGTGAACGACCTGATAAGAGCAGGTTTGCTCATTGAAGTGGGCACTTCGGACACCAGGGCGGGAAGGAAGCCCATTCTCTTGGCTTTCAACGACCAGGCTTTTTACGTGGTGGCCATTAGCTTCAAGAAAAAGGGGTTCACGGTGGCCCTTACTGACCTGGGACCTAACATTCTGTATCGCCGCGATTCAAATTACAGCTTGCTTGAAAATACGGAAATGGCCTTGGTAGAACTCCAGAAGGAATTCATCCACGTTTTAGAATACGCTACTCAATCTCTCAGCCTAATTCTTGGGATTGGGGTCAGCGTCCCTGGACCAGTAGATCCAGAGTCCTTTACCATTCTGGCCCATCCTGTTTTCCTTGCCCATCGCAACCTGGACTTAAGACCCGTCCTTAGAGAGTATGATCTTCCTATCTTCATGATGAACAATGCCTACGCGGCCTGTCTTCATGAAACCTGGGGAGGAAAAGCTAAAGAAGCAAAAAACCTGATTTATTTCATGGTTGGCGAAACGGTTGGGGCAGGTATCATGGTGGACGGGAAACTGTACCAGGGGGCCGATCAAAAAGCTGGGGAGATAGGACATACCAGCATAAACGTGTTTGGTCCTCGCTGTGTTTGTGGAAATTACGGCTGTATGGAACTTTACTGCAGTACCAAAAGCGCGATAGAAAAAGCCCTGGAAGCAGCCTGGCTTGGAAAAAGTTCTTTCCTAAAAAAACGGTTGCGGGAAAAAGAAAACACTCTTTCTTTTCAAGACCTGCTTGAAGGAGCCAAAGGCAACGACCCGATTTGCAAAGAAATATTTGCTTCTCTGGGCCAATATGTAGGCATAGGAGCGGTGAACCTGCTAAATCTTTACAACCCTGAGGTTCTGGTAATCGGAGGAGAAATTGCTCTTGCCAGAGAATTCATAGAAAGCTCTGTTCAGCAAGTAATCGAAGAACGACTTCTTTATCGAGATTACACCAGCTCTGTAATATACTATTCCCAGTGGGGAGAGGATGTTACCCTGTTGGGCGCAGCATCTTTGGTTCTGGACCATTTCATTGCTGGAGATTTAGGGAGATTTTAA
- a CDS encoding NusG domain II-containing protein: MPLFSRENRLLLIAIGIVFLVLFFLKYGYFAGSIQSYVVIIESASGKQVLQVTPELKKELRVSGPLGQTVVQIEEGKVWVASSPCPDKTCMRMGRIPDNGGFIACLPNKVLIYLEKRP; encoded by the coding sequence ATGCCTCTTTTTTCTCGTGAGAATCGTTTGTTGTTGATAGCGATAGGCATTGTTTTCCTGGTTCTTTTTTTTCTGAAATATGGTTATTTTGCTGGGAGTATCCAGAGTTACGTCGTTATTATAGAAAGTGCCAGTGGAAAACAAGTCTTGCAGGTTACGCCTGAGCTCAAAAAGGAATTGCGAGTGTCAGGTCCCCTGGGTCAGACGGTGGTTCAAATAGAAGAAGGAAAAGTATGGGTAGCCAGTTCACCTTGTCCAGACAAAACCTGTATGCGAATGGGCAGAATTCCCGACAATGGGGGATTTATTGCCTGTCTACCCAACAAGGTGCTAATTTATCTTGAAAAACGTCCTTAA
- a CDS encoding redox-sensing transcriptional repressor Rex — MKNLSKRTAQRLVRCYYLAREARALGVEFITSSKVALLLGVDETQIRKDMASVNLEGVPRKGYPVEEIINRLEEVFGLKKDRNAVLVGAGNLGRALLNYPGFLRYGVRIVGAFDKDPQKYGREVGGVWVYPVEELKEKAKTLEACLGIIAVPPREAQGVADILVEAGVEGIWNFSPALIRVPAHIALRNECLESGLVMLLHEVEVIKKSLAGS, encoded by the coding sequence TTGAAAAATCTTTCCAAGCGGACAGCGCAACGACTCGTCAGGTGTTATTATTTGGCTCGAGAGGCGCGAGCTCTTGGAGTTGAGTTTATAACCAGCTCTAAAGTGGCTCTTCTTTTGGGGGTGGATGAAACCCAGATTCGCAAGGATATGGCCTCTGTGAACCTGGAGGGTGTTCCCCGCAAAGGGTATCCGGTTGAGGAGATAATCAATAGACTTGAAGAGGTTTTTGGATTAAAGAAAGACCGAAATGCGGTTTTGGTTGGTGCTGGAAACCTGGGCAGGGCATTGCTCAATTATCCGGGTTTCCTGCGCTATGGGGTAAGGATAGTGGGTGCTTTCGATAAAGACCCTCAGAAATACGGTAGAGAAGTCGGAGGGGTTTGGGTTTATCCAGTGGAGGAGCTAAAGGAAAAGGCAAAGACTTTGGAGGCCTGTTTAGGTATTATTGCTGTTCCTCCTCGTGAGGCGCAGGGGGTTGCAGATATACTTGTCGAAGCTGGTGTCGAAGGAATATGGAATTTTTCTCCAGCTCTTATCAGAGTTCCTGCTCACATAGCCCTCAGAAACGAATGTCTGGAAAGTGGTTTGGTAATGCTTCTCCACGAAGTGGAAGTGATTAAAAAGTCTTTAGCTGGCAGCTAA